The following proteins are encoded in a genomic region of Coffea eugenioides isolate CCC68of chromosome 6, Ceug_1.0, whole genome shotgun sequence:
- the LOC113774718 gene encoding target of rapamycin complex subunit LST8: MTQPSVILATSSYDHTIRFWEAKSGRCYRTIQYPESQVNRLEITPDKRFLAAAGNPHIRLFDVNSNSPQPVMSYDSHTNNVMAVGFQCDGNWMYSGSEDGTVKIWDLRAPGCQREYESRAAVNTVVLHPNQTELISGDQNGNIRVWDLTANSCSCELVPEVDTAVRSLTVMWDGSLVVAANNRGTCYVWRLLRGTQTMTNFEPLHKLQAHDGYILKCLLSPEFCEPHRYLATASSDHTVKIWNVDGFTLEKTLRGHQRWVWDCVFSVDGAYLITASSDTTARLWSMASGEDIRVYQGHHKATVCCALHDGAEPSS, translated from the exons ATGACTCAGCCATCAGTGATCTTGGCAACTTCAAGCTATGATCATACAATTAGATTCTGGGAGGCAAAAAGTGGGCGTTGCTATCGGACTATCCAGTACCCGGAATCT CAAGTGAATCGGCTTGAGATTACTCCAGATAAACGGTTTCTGGCTGCTGCAGGAAATCCACATATTCGACTGTTTGATGTTAACTCCAATAGCCCGCAGCCT GTAATGAGCTATGATTCACACACAAATAATGTTATGGCAGTGGGATTTCAATGTGATGGGAATTGGATGTATTCTGGATCTGAAGATGGGACAGTAAAGATATGGGACTTGAG GGCACCAGGCTGTCAAAGAGAATATGAAAGTCGTGCAGCTGTGAATACAGTTGTTTTGCACCCGAATCAG ACTGAGCTGATATCAGGGGACCAAAATGGCAATATACGTGTCTGGGACTTGACTGCAAATTCATGCAGCTGTGAGTTG GTTCCTGAGGTGGATACCGCTGTGCGATCGTTGACGGTAATGTGGGATGGAAGTCTGGTGGTCGCTGCAAACAATCGTGGAACTTGTTATGTGTGGCGCTTGTTGCGAGGCACCCAG ACTATGACCAACTTTGAGCCACTACATAAGTTACAGGCTCATGATGGCTACATCCTTAAATGCCTTCTTTCCCCTGAGTTTTGTGAGCCTCACCG GTATTTGGCCACTGCATCATCTGATCACACTGTCAAGATATGGAATGTTGATGGCTTTACTTTGGAGAAAACATTAAGAG GGCATCAGCGCTGGGTTTGGGACTGTGTTTTCTCTGTTGATGGTGCTTATCTCATCACAG cttcctcTGATACTACAGCTAGATTATGGTCAATGGCTTCTGGTGAAGATATCAGAGTATACCAAGGGCATCACAAAGCAACAGTATGTTGTGCTCTCCATGATGGTGCAGAACCTTCTTCTTAG
- the LOC113775518 gene encoding NADPH-dependent aldehyde reductase-like protein, chloroplastic gives MAEGTAHSTQSLPLQDRVAIVTGSSRGIGKAIALHLASLGARLVINYSSNPTQANIVASQINGNSTNRAITVKADISDPTQVKTLFDSAESAFNSPVHILVNSAGIMDPKYPTVANTTIEDFDNIFNVNARGAFLCCKESANRIKRGGGGRIICLTTTLVAALYPGYAAYVGSKAAVESMVKILAKELKGTGITANCVAPGPIATELFFEGKTEEMVKRVVDMNPFGRLGQTEDVAPLVGFLASDAGEWVNGQIIRVNGGFV, from the coding sequence ATGGCTGAAGGAACTGCTCATTCCACACAATCCCTCCCTCTCCAAGACCGAGTAGCCATTGTCACTGGCAGCTCCCGAGGAATCGGGAAGGCCATAGCCCTCCATTTAGCCTCACTCGGAGCCAGACTCGTAATCAACTACTCCTCCAATCCTACTCAAGCCAATATCGTCGCTTCCCAAATCAATGGTAACTCCACCAACCGTGCCATCACCGTCAAAGCCGATATTTCAGACCCTACTCAGGTCAAGACCCTCTTCGACTCTGCAGAGTCAGCCTTCAACTCCCCTGTCCATATCCTCGTAAACTCGGCAGGCATCATGGACCCCAAGTATCCCACTGTTGCGAACACAACTATTGAAGATTTCGACAACATCTTCAACGTCAATGCTCGGGGGGCTTTCTTGTGCTGCAAGGAATCCGCCAACAGGATCAAGCGCGGTGGAGGGGGGAGGATCATTTGCTTGACGACGACCTTGGTGGCAGCGTTATACCCCGGGTACGCGGCATACGTGGGGTCCAAGGCGGCCGTGGAGTCGATGGTGAAGATACTGGCCAAGGAACTGAAAGGGACGGGGATTACGGCCAACTGCGTCGCCCCGGGGCCTATTGCAACTGAGCTGTTCTTTGAGGGGAAGACGGAGGAGATGGTGAAGAGGGTGGTGGATATGAATCCCTTTGGAAGATTGGGGCAGACGGAGGACGTGGCTCCTTTGGTTGGTTTCCTGGCAAGTGACGCAGGGGAGTGGGTTAATGGACAGATTATTCGAGTCAATGGCGGCTTTGTTTAA
- the LOC113775747 gene encoding potassium transporter 5-like: protein MSTSSIAEEVATQETNTHETKITNEISSGESPPSQIQLKEQKLSCRKFSRYDSLDVEANNLHPINHHSSKNGGWLVTLHLAFQSIGVVYGDIGTSPLYVLSSTFPGGINHNDDILAVLSLILYTITLIPLIKYVFIVLRATDNGEGGTFAMYSLICRHAKIGLIPSQEPADQDVSTFQLANHRLLRASIFKSKLEKSKFAKFFLLIITMLGTSMVIGDGILTPSISVLSAVGGIKEATSAMTEERIVWISVGILVFLFMFQRMGTDKVGYAFAPIIFVWFIFIAGIGIYNFIKYDPLVIKALNPKYILDYFRRNHKNAWISLGGVVLCTTGTEALFADVGHFSVRSIRISTCAVTYPALILAYTGQAAYLRKNNSDVSDTFFKSIPGPMYWPMFVVAIFAAIIASQAMISGTFSIIQQSLSLGCFPRVKIVHTSSKYEGQVYIPEINYLLMVACVAVTLAFKNTVKIGNAYGIAVVFVMTLTSAFLVLIMIMIWKTKILLVILYVLVIASVELVYLSSVLYKFDQGGYLPVAFAMFLMSIMFTWNYVYRKKYYFELDHKVSPEKLKEVIIDTNSYRLPGLAIFYSELVHGIPPIFKHYVENVPALPSVLVFVSIKSLPISKVPMEERFLFRRVRPNDLNVFRCVVRYGYTDVRNEQEPFEKLLVERLGEFIKEDYKFSIVEESQGNHEEMDSDGSGNGENVDHDQEAVKRDIEVLEEAWRAGIVHFVGEQEVVAGKGASLGKRILIDYAFNFLKRNLRQSNEVFDIPQKRMLKVGMTYEL from the exons ATGTCTACTAGTAGTATTGCTGAAGAGGTTGCCACTCAAGAAACCAACACTCATGAGACTAAAATCACCAATGAAATAAGCAGTGGTGAAAGTCCTCCATCCCAAATACAGCTCAAAGAACAGAAACTTTCTTGCCGGAAATTCTCAAGATATGACTCCTTGGACGTTGAAGCCAACAACCTTCATCCCATTAATCACCATAGCTCCAAG AATGGAGGATGGTTAGTAACCTTGCATTTGGCTTTCCAAAGCATTGGTGTGGTCTATGGAGACATTGGGACATCGCCTTTATACGTACTTTCCAGCACCTTTCCAGGGGGAATTAACCATAACGATGATATTCTTGCTGTTCTCTCTTTGATTTTGTACACCATCACTTTGATCCCGCTCATCAAGTACGTATTCATTGTGCTACGCGCAACCGACAATGGAGAAG GTGGAACATTCGCAATGTATTCTTTGATATGTCGTCATGCCAAGATTGGATTGATCCCAAGTCAAGAACCAGCAGATCAAGATGTTTCGACTTTTCAGCTGGCAAATCATCGGTTGCTAAGAGCATCCATATTCAAATCCAAGCTAGAAAAAAGTAAATTTGCCAAATTTTTCCTCCTAATAATCACAATGCTTGGTACATCCATGGTGATTGGGGATGGTATTCTCACTCCTTCAATTTCAG TCTTATCAGCAGTAGGAGGGATCAAAGAAGCTACCTCTGCCATGACAGAAG AGAGGATTGTATGGATATCAGTTGGAATTTTAGTCTTCCTATTTATGTTTCAAAGAATGGGAACGGACAAAGTTGGCTACGCTTTCGCTCCAATAATCTTTGTTTGGTTCATATTCATTGCTGGCATTGGCATCTACAACTTCATCAAGTATGATCCTCTGGTTATCAAAGCTCTGAACCCAAAATACATCTTAGACTACTTCAGAAGAAATCATAAAAATGCTTGGATTTCCCTTGGGGGAGTGGTTCTTTGTACAACAG GAACTGAAGCATTATTTGCTGATGTTGGTCACTTCAGTGTTCGATCCATACGAATCAGCACGTGTGCTGTGACTTACCCTGCACTTATATTAGCATACACAGGACAGGCTGCGTATCTTCGCAAGAACAACTCAGATGTTTCCGATACCTTCTTCAAGTCTATTCCAG GTCCCATGTATTGGCCAATGTTTGTGGTGGCTATTTTTGCTGCAATCATAGCAAGTCAAGCGATGATCTCTGGGACTTTTTCGATAATCCAACAATCACTATCACTAGGATGCTTTCCTCGGGTGAAAATTGTTCATACATCAAGCAAGTATGAAGGCCAAGTTTACATACCCGAAATCAATTACCTTTTGATGGTGGCTTGTGTAGCTGTCACTCTTGCATTTAAGAATACAGTCAAAATCGGCAATGCATATG GGATAGCTGTGGTTTTCGTGATGACCCTCACATCGGCATTTCTAGTGCTCATCATGATTATGATATGGAAAACCAAAATTCTTCTTGTTATTTTGTATGTTCTGGTCATTGCATCAGTGGAGCTTGTCTACCTAAGTTCGGTTCTCTACAAGTTTGATCAGGGCGGCTACTTGCCAGTAGCTTTTGCGATGTTCCTTATGTCCATCATGTTCACTTGGAACTACGTTTATAGGAAGAAGTACTACTTTGAGTTAGATCACAAGGTCTCTCCAGAGAAGCTAAAGGAGGTAATCATCGATACAAACTCTTACCGTCTGCCTGGGCTTGCAATCTTCTATTCAGAACTTGTCCATGGCATCCCACCAATTTTTAAGCATTATGTCGAAAATGTACCAGCACTCCCCTCCGTCCTGGTTTTTGTATCCATCAAATCGTTGCCTATCAGCAAAGTTCCAATGGAAGAGAGGTTCCTTTTTCGTAGAGTAAGGCCTAATGATCTGAATGTGTTCCGCTGTGTGGTGAGATATGGATACACAGATGTGCGTAACGAGCAAGAGCCCTTTGAGAAATTGCTGGTTGAAAGGCTGGGTGAGTTTATAAAGGAAGACTACAAGTTTTCTATTGTTGAAGAATCTCAGGGAAACCATGAAGAAATGGACAGTGATGGATCAGGCAATGGTGAAAATGTTGACCATGATCAGGAGGCAGTGAAAAGAGACATTGAAGTACTGGAAGAGGCATGGCGTGCAGGCATTGTTCATTTTGTAGGGGAACAAGAGGTGGTGGCAGGAAAAGGAGCTAGCTTAGGGAAGaggattttgatagattatgCATTTAACTTCTTGAAGAGGAACTTGAGGCAAAGCAATGAGGTGTTTGATATTCCTCAAAAGCGAATGCTCAAAGTTGGGATGACTTACGAGCTGTAG
- the LOC113773779 gene encoding uncharacterized protein LOC113773779 — MDPNKAPGNDGMSPLFFQKFWSLIKKDLVNAIQGFFHHGVILKAINHTVISLIPKVDCPTEINQYRPISLCQVVYKALAKILVNRLKPFLSRCISKSQSAFVPGRQILDNVILSHELMHYLKNKRQGSVGSMAVKLDMSKAYDRVEWSFLKAIMEKMGFCSTWVNWIMACISTVTYSFNINGEHKEFVTPSRGIRQGDPLSPYLFLLCSEGLSSLLQKAKIDKELTGIKICRKAPTITHLFFADDSLVFCKANKQEAEKLKRILKVYEEATGQLINMDKSSVLFSKNTLPSVKSEVCQAMGSIKQVEQGKYLGLPMVITRSKEQVFGFVRNSIDKKLKGWRNKLLSQAGKEIMIKAVAMAMPTYIMSCFRLTNKMCKEISSKMADYWWGDADGKKKLHWISWKKLTAKRSNGGMGFKDLKLFNKALLAKQIWKLITQPNLLVSRVLKEKYYPKQSLFNGKVPQNASWIWQSLAGVRKELQEGIRRKIRNGRGTRIWEDNWIPGTVEGKPTTTRPLGCQLTLVSDLIRHNRWNRVLVFKTFNSQDAERILSIPLSVTGCEDSYFWMHSQAGQYTVHSGYKAWLKAEENKYTRRKEDAGTSFEGTNSKIWNSLWQQKVSQKLKVFIWKCLHGGLPVKEAIFSRTKLGKPICTGCGEKVETIEHMLLQCAKVKEIWKMAPVQWDGIEHLSDNFTKWWSAIQEAQASRGMEDQVNITINILWQIWKSRNNREFNNKEKVSFKIIEKAQQEWSEYNEANKGENSRRSTQETAIQQRTVQVQHESHTGISLKIHTHRDRRQAAVGIGITAIDNLGQLQAAWALRERSSGDTLQDQAVAVRLALLKVAGQGWRNVKVELDNCKLVENITAATYNNQMMATLIEDIRSIGTLFQQCSFLFANSRKIGSIKLSIHALNIWVDEEWVNPNFRC; from the coding sequence ATGGATCCTAATAAGGCTCCTGGAAATGATGGCATGTCCCccctcttttttcaaaaattctggaGTCTTATTAAAAAGGATTTGGTAAATGCAATCCAAGGTTTCTTCCATCATGGAGTCATTCTCAAAGCCATAAACCATACGGTTATATCCTTGATCCCAAAAGTTGATTGTCCTACAGAGATTAACCAGTATAGGCCTATTAGTCTTTGTCAAGTGGTCTATAAAGCATTAGCAAAAATCCTTGTTAACAGACTAAAGCCGTTTCTAAGTAGATGCATCAGCAAAAGTCAATCTGCATTTGTACCAGGTAGGCAAATTCTAGACAATGTCATCCTTTCTCATGAGTTAATGCACTATCTAAAAAACAAAAGGCAAGGTAGTGTGGGCTCTATGGCAGTGAAACTGGACATGTCTAAAGCCTATGACAGAGTGGAATGGAGCTTCTTGAAGGCTATAATGGAAAAAATGGGCTTTTGCTCAACTTGGGTAAACTGGATCATGGCATGCATAAGTACAGTAACCTACTCTTTCAATATTAATGGTGAGCACAAGGAGTTTGTCACCCCCTCAAGAGGTATCAGGCAGGGCGACCCACTTTCCCCTTACCTATTTCTGCTTTGCTCAGAAGGACTATCAAGTTTGCTGCAGAAAGCTAAGATAGATAAGGAGCTGACAGGTATAAAAATTTGCAGGAAGGCGCCTACAATAACGCATTTGTTCTTTGCAGATGATTCCTTGGTATTCTGTAAAGCTAACAAACAAGAAGCAGAGAAGCTGAAAAGGATCCTCAAAGTGTATGAAGAAGCAACAGGGCAACTCATTAATATGGATAAGTCCTCAGTCTTATTCAGCAAAAACACCTTGCCATCTGTGAAGAGTGAAGTATGTCAGGCGATGGGATCCATTAAACAGGTTGAACAAGGCAAGTATCTTGGGTTGCCAATGGTAATAACAAGATCAAAAGAGCAGGTATTCGGATTCGTAAGGAACTCAATAGATAAGAAACTGAAAGGATGGAGGAATAAGTTGTTAAGCCAAGCAGGGAAGGAAATAATGATTAAAGCTGTGGCAATGGCAATGCCTACCTACATTATGTCCTGCTTTAGACTAACCAACAAGATGTGTAAAGAAATCAGTTCGAAAATGGCTGATTACTGGTGGGGTGATGctgatggaaaaaaaaagttgcacTGGATAAGCTGGAAGAAGTTGACAGCTAAGAGAAGCAATGGAGGAATGGGCTTTAAAGATTTGAAGCTGTTTAACAAGGCTCTATTGGCTAAACAGATCTGGAAACTAATAACACAGCCAAATTTGTTAGTCAGTAGAGTACTGAAGGAGAAGTACTACCCCAAGCAATCACTTTTCAATGGAAAAGTACCGCAAAATGCTTCTTGGATCTGGCAGAGCTTAGCAGGAGTAAGAAAGGAATTGCAAGAAGGAATTAGGAGGAAGATTAGAAATGGGAGAGGTACCAGAATATGGGAAGATAATTGGATCCCAGGAACAGTGGAAGGGAAACCAACTACTACAAGGCCATTGGGGTGTCAACTGACATTAGTGTCTGACTTGATCAGGCACAACAGATGGAATAGAGTCCTGGTATTCAAAACGTTTAATTCACAGGATGCGGAGAGAATATTGAGTATACCATTAAGTGTAACAGGATGTGAGGACAGCTATTTCTGGATGCATTCCCAGGCTGGACAGTACACAGTTCATTCTGGTTATAAAGCTTGGCTGAAGGCAGAGGAAAACAAGTACACAAGAAGGAAGGAGGATGCAGGAACAAGCTTTGAAGGAACTAACTCCAAGATATGGAACTCATTGTGGCAACAGAAGGTAAGTCAGAAACTAAAGGTTTTCATTTGGAAATGCTTGCATGGGGGTCTCCCAGTTAAGGAGGCAATTTTCTCAAGAACAAAGTTAGGGAAACCCATATGTACTGGATGTGGTGAGAAGGTGGAAACGATAGAACACATGCTGCTGCAATGTGCTAAAGTGAAGGAGATTTGGAAAATGGCGCCAGTGCAGTGGGATGGAATAGAACATCTGTCTGACAACTTCACCAAATGGTGGTCCGCAATCCAGGAAGCTCAAGCCAGTAGAGGTATGGAGGATCAAGTGAATATTACCATTAACATTCTTTGGCAGATATGGAAATCCAGGAATAATAGAGAGTTTAATAATAAGGAAAAGGTGTCTTTCAAGATCATTGAGAAGGCACAGCAGGAGTGGTCTGAATATAATGAAGCTAACAAAGGGGAAAATTCAAGAAGGAGCACTCAGGAAACAGCGATACAGCAACGGACTGTCCAGGTTCAACATGAGAGCCACACTGGTATATCATTGAAGATCCATACGCATCGGGACAGAAGGCAAGCAGCAGTGGGGATTGGAATCACAGCCATAGATAACTTGGGACAACTGCAAGCAGCATGGGCACTTAGAGAAAGGTCATCCGGGGATACATTACAAGACCAAGCTGTTGCGGTCAGATTAGCTCTGCTGAAAGTTGCAGGCCAAGGCTGGAGGAATGTCAAAGTAGAACTTGACAATTGCAAGCTGGTAGAAAATATAACAGCAGCAACGTACAACAACCAGATGATGGCCACCCTAATTGAGGACATTAGATCCATTGGTACTTTGTTTCAACAGTGCTCATTTCTTTTTGCTAATTCTAGGAAAATAGGAAGTATCAAACTGAGCATTCATGCTCTAAACATCTGGGTAGATGAAGAATGGGTGAATCCCAATTTTAGATGCTAG